The following are from one region of the Salvia splendens isolate huo1 chromosome 2, SspV2, whole genome shotgun sequence genome:
- the LOC121759394 gene encoding probable protein phosphatase 2C 35 has product MGCIQMKCCRRYAVSSDGDKKEETGVYPDHNPHVIANPFLSVVDVPSHNLRLSYSVISQRGYYPETPDKENQDSYCVKNNIQGNPNVHFFGVFDGHGLCGTQCSNFVRDRLIEILSNDAALLDDPVRAYSKAFIATNEELHHSEFDDSMSGTTAITALVVGDKLYVANVGDSRAVLAVREGDQVVSQDLSYDQTPFRKDECERVKLCGARVLSVDQVEGLKDPSIQSWGDEETDGSDPPRLWVQNGMYPGTAFTRSVGDNMAEKIGVIADPEVATIQLTSSNHPFFVVASDGVFEFLSSQTVVDMVNKYVDPREACSAIAGESYKLWLENESRTDDITMIIVHIKDLNTDL; this is encoded by the exons ATGGGTTGTATTCAGATGAAATGCTGCCGGAGATACGCGGTTTCGTCTGATGGAGATAAGAAGGAGGAAACCGGCGTTTATCCCGATCATAATCCTCATGTTATTGCAAATCCTTTTCTTAGTGTTGTTGATGTTCCTTCTCATAATCTGAGGTTATCTTACTCTGTGATTAGCCAGCGCGGTTATTACCCTGAAACCCCTGATAAGGAAAACCAAGATAGCTATTGTGTGAAAAATAATATTCAGGGTAACCCCAATGTGCACTTCTTCGGTGTGTTTGATGGCCATGGTTTGTGTGGCACGCAGTGCTCGAATTTCGTTAGGGATAGGCTCATTGAGATCTTGTCGAATGATGCTGCATTGTTAGATGATCCGGTTAGGGCTTATAGCAAAGCGTTTATAGCAACGAATGAGGAGCTTCACCATAGTGAGTTTGATGATTCCATGAGTGGCACTACGGCCATTACTGCTCTAGTGGTTGGGGATAAGCTGTATGTGGCGAATGTGGGGGACTCGAGGGCTGTTTTGGCTGTCAGGGAAGGGGATCAGGTTGTTTCCCAGGATTTGTCGTATGACCAGACTCCGTTTAGGAAGGATGAATGTGAGAGGGTGAAGCTCTGTGGGGCTAGGGTTTTGAGTGTTGATCAGGTGGAAGGGCTTAAGGATCCTAGTATTCAGTCATGGGGGGATGAGGAGACCGATGGCAGTGATCCTCCGAGGTTGTGGGTACAGAATGGCATGTATCCTGGGACTGCGTTCACACGGAGTGTTGGTGATAACATGGCAGAGAAGATAGGTGTCATTGCTGATCCAGAGGTTGCTACAATACAGCTTACTTCGTCAAACCATCCTTTCTTCGTCGTTGCAAGTGATGGAGTTTTTGAATTCCTATCCAGCCAGACGGTTGTTGACATG GTTAACAAATATGTGGATCCCAGAGAAGCTTGCTCTGCCATTGCCGGTGAATCATACAAGTTGTGGTTAGAGAATGAAAGTCGGACAGATGATATTACGATGATCATTGTACACATTAAAGACTTGAATACTGATTTATAA